The Acropora muricata isolate sample 2 chromosome 7, ASM3666990v1, whole genome shotgun sequence genomic interval AATTCGAGCTTTAGAGACGTTTGAACTGGATATGGGCGTATCGTCACTCATATTCCTTTTCTCGAAAAGCTGTTTGTTTGTCCTAATCGCTGCTGGGGGTCAAAATTTCGTGACGTCACGGCTGCGCAGCGCTATTAAAAGACACAATTActacaaaaagaaacaaattagtCTGGAAAGAGGAGCGCTCAGATTACACATGCAACGGAAGCTTTTGCTTCTCCGGAAGATGTCATGGGTGTGCGCGTGAATATGAAACAACTGGAAAATGGGTGATAGGAGATGAAGAAGAGGTTACAAAAATTGACCCGGTTTGGTCACCAGACCTCCATTGGAAAAGgtaattcttttttcttttttttttttttttgcaaaaaaaaaatcaacatcaCTAATTTCACATTTCAGATAAAAAGTGTCTAATAAACATTCATCTCATTTCAGGTTTGAAAAAGAACAGAAAAGAGGAAACGCATTGCAAGAAATAAACTTTTTAGAACACCAGCTACAAGTCCactctaaaaagaaaaaaaacaaagaaaccaaagacgaaattaaaaaaatatcagaaaaaattaaagaattaaAAGATTGGTTGGAAGACCCAAAGACTGAAAGATATGTATCTTACAAGCATAATGGTATACAAAACAAATTTCTAGCTCAAAAAGACTAAGAATAAACACCAATTTATTTGAAAATCAATATCTcgtattcatttttttcttggcCGCCGGGTGACCCAAACCTAGCTACTCTATCCCACTCTATCCCAGTCTATGAATAGGACCCCAACTCTTTGGAATCTGCAATGACCCTCCGTGGGTTGAATGGATATTTTCTAGCACAGCACATTGACATAAAATATGGTATCATTGGCTGtccaatatatatatttcaataattattgtgcagtGGGACTAAATGGATGAAAATTACAGTCGGTAATTCactaaaaagaaatggaaaaacaccCTTGTTCCTGTGAGCTAAGGCACAGGGACCATGCAGAgggagccccccccccccccacttttttttgaaaaaataataaattaagcaAAAGATATTTCCAAAAAAGTACTTTCATGGGATAACAGTGGTCAGCCACAGCTGTTGGCTCCTGCACTTTAAAAACTGCACCATAGGCCCACTAAAAGAAACTTCAGAATGTATGGTGTATTAAAGCACACCCATGTTACTTTATTATCACCTCAGAGGGCAAGAAGGTGTCTTGTAATAAGCCCACGAATAACAAGAATATGTAACACATGGGAATGAGATTTTAGCCACATGGCATTGTCAGGCATAACAATATTTCAAGACTGTAAAAGTTTCTTGCCATTCATTTGTTAGGTACATTTGCAACAGGAAGTGCCAATGCTGAAAGTACCTTGTTCAGTACTTTCAGTAGTCCCTCGAGTACCCACATTGAAACCACCTCATTGGGTACATTGGATGGGCCCTCAAGTAGGCACACTGAAAGCAGTTTACCAACTTCATTCAGCAGGCCCTCAACTCCAAGTAGAGTTGTTCGTTTGGGAAAAATAACACCAAAAGCTCGTATCTGGACTCTTTTGAGCTGTTCAGACAAATAGCAAGGAATAGCATAATCCCAAACTACGCAGCAATATTCCAAATTCATGCGTATCAAAGACATGTAAATTGAAACCAGGTCAGCTGCTGGGACACCGCCCCGACAAAAAAACACATAGTTCACAATATTATTAAGCTTTTGTGAACGTTGGAAATTAGCTAACGAGAAAAACATTTGGTATTAAATTAGTTTCAAGAAAATCAAATCACACATGTGAGAATTTTTCCACATCTGTATttaacaactgtacaattaattttgtgcaaaagtaaatttACCACGTGTGTAATTATTAGTTGAAAGAACATTTAATTTTCATCCACCATTTGTTACCTCAGTTGCTGTGTTGATAATGAACTCACATTCAAAAGTCACATGCAGTGTCGCTATTAACAAATAAAGACAATGCACATGAGAACATGTAGCagttgagaacacgaaggaaatgtagaaaacaagAGCAGCAGCATTCTCAAATGTCCatagtgttttatcacagtgtaatacacagcttaggcttcttcatttgctttatgatattgaggtaaagtagcgaaaaaaaataaaacacgctttttctatggtCCATACTCTGATAAACCATggctttttgaccaatcacagcccaCGCCTGGTCCTATTTATATTACAATATCTGATAAAACACTGAATACTAATAAGGAGGAGGTTTATTGAAATAAAGTCAGCACACGTGATGTATTATCGACCATTTGATAGGTCAATGGGCTTATGAATAGTGAGTGTTTTTAGGCCAATTAGAAGAAAATTCATGGTcttttaaattacatttaagGAAAGTGTAATGTTTTTATTAACGCGCAAAACTTGAGTTTTTCAAACTATTCATGGCGCTAATTCGGCCACACATCAACAAGATAGCAGCTGAACtatttaaaaacattttgaaatagagagcttaagcaagcgacatttttgagccacggatgGAAACCGAAAGTAGACATTTTGCATGCCAGGAGAGTGGTCTcttccagattttcaaactaaacgtctctactagtgaaagaATGCTCAACAATATAAAcatggtagtgtgaagacaagttaaataacaaaacagcTTGCCATCCAAAAGGTCacttgcttaagttccctaatattTGGTGTCGACCAACCCTTAAGGAAGACGTCTTGGAAGTGAGATTAGGTGTCGACAAGGCACAAGTCCAGTTatcaaatagaccattttacagtttcttgcttagatgcctggcctttgaatgaaagtgaggctggaggtgactttgttttgatagaaaccttcctgcttttctcatgttaatgatgctgctctcatgctaattagtaggaatttgcatatgaaaagcagtaaggtttctatcaaaacaaggtcaactccagcctcactttcattcaaaggccaggcaactaagcacacaactgtaaaatggtctattaaacTACATGCACTCCTGGTTTTTGCAAAACTGGTTTTTCAGGAGAAACAGGTTTTTCTCTCAGCATTTTGACGATTGCCTCCAAACTCATGGCCATCTTCAAGTCACCGTCAACTTTCAAAGTCCCCTGCATGTAAGCATCAAATGCCGCACACTGTCCGTAAAAGATCTTCTGCATATCGTCCACGTTCATCGTCAACACAACGTCAGGTTTGTCAATAGGTCTGTTGGTGTATATTCTACCGTGGCCACTGCGCAGGTCCAGATACCACGTGCCACCTGTTTCACCAATTACATTGAACTGGAACATACCACCGATCTCCTTAACGAGGTTCTCATTAAGAACACCACTGACCAGCTTCACCAGCTCCTCAGGAGTAAGAAGGTTAACTCCAGTATCCCCTCTTCCTGACTTGACAGAGTTGGCTGAAGATTCTGAGAGAGTTGGTGTACTTTGAATGCTCATTGCTGTGAAtacaaaatatttcatataatcctcttttttcttggaATGCATATCCTctaaagaataaaaacaaaactaaccTCTGGTAACCATGCCATTAATGGGAAGGTAATCTTTACCGAAATGAGACATTTTGGGTTGCCTTACATAAGGACCCTGCTTCATATAAGCTGCACTGATGTGTGGACTCTATCTAACTCTTGTCAATGTAAAATCTCAGAAAGCATACCTGACAGCATTCTAGTCAATGCAGGGTCAGCGAATGACATATTTCCAAGTTTTGCAGACTGAAGGCCACCACCAAACAATGCAGACAGGGCTCCAACTGGCCCATCAGCTTCCTTCAATACATTAACCTCCGACCTACCACagcaaaataacaagaattGTCTCGTTAAAAATCTGCTTatcctaataattattacatacgAATGAAGGGTTTAG includes:
- the LOC136921528 gene encoding stomatin-like protein 1 isoform X2, giving the protein MSKVFTYSRLPEHQVAIYHDDSCNPERQKEWNVVECLFSFFAYLLLLITFPISIFFSIKVIKDYERAVVFRLGRLLPSKGPGVIFINPYIDKWSRVDIRARAFSVPPQQVRTSDGGYASAGAEVHFCIKDPVLSKTAVLDLNHSLRMLAQTTLFHSLSSKKLVEVQNDRKFINKQVQEMVNKEAASWGVEIKRIEMSEVNVLKEADGPVGALSALFGGGLQSAKLGNMSFADPALTRMLSAMSIQSTPTLSESSANSVKSGRGDTGVNLLTPEELVKLVSGVLNENLVKEIGGMFQFNVIGETGGTWYLDLRSGHGRIYTNRPIDKPDVVLTMNVDDMQKIFYGQCAAFDAYMQGTLKVDGDLKMAMSLEAIVKMLREKPVSPEKPVLQKPGVHVV